In the genome of Christensenella timonensis, one region contains:
- a CDS encoding sugar phosphate isomerase/epimerase family protein yields the protein MKYGITQWSYPGNGIYAMKYVAEAGYDGMQIELGGLDNGYYMGEKKVRDVYMEEAERYGLTFPSIVLNDLMYHGLMGDKDAEDFKSCMYAQDLILETAQAMGLDYVMLPFFFESEIRTEGDFERAVTYIKKICEKAKGCGIKIGAETALNWDKQIELMDEVDADNLDCFFDTQNYMWYDGYSQTENLEKLYPRLGDQLHLCDGSDTRANGGTNGGMLLGQGAGEFLAQMDILRDNKFDGWMILENIYTRPALYAMEDDPFELSKKELAYVKDIVSKW from the coding sequence ATGAAATACGGAATCACACAATGGAGCTATCCGGGCAACGGGATCTATGCCATGAAGTATGTGGCGGAGGCAGGCTACGACGGCATGCAAATCGAGCTTGGAGGGCTTGACAACGGCTATTATATGGGCGAGAAGAAGGTCAGGGACGTGTACATGGAGGAAGCGGAGCGCTACGGGCTTACGTTTCCGTCGATCGTCCTGAATGACCTGATGTACCATGGCCTGATGGGAGACAAGGACGCAGAGGACTTCAAGAGCTGTATGTATGCGCAGGATCTGATCCTGGAGACGGCACAGGCTATGGGGCTTGACTATGTGATGCTGCCATTCTTCTTTGAGTCGGAGATCAGGACAGAAGGGGATTTCGAGCGTGCGGTGACGTACATCAAAAAGATATGCGAAAAGGCGAAGGGCTGTGGGATCAAGATCGGCGCGGAGACAGCGCTCAATTGGGATAAACAGATCGAGCTGATGGACGAGGTGGATGCAGATAACCTGGACTGTTTCTTTGATACGCAGAACTACATGTGGTACGATGGGTATTCGCAGACAGAGAACTTAGAGAAGCTGTATCCGCGGCTGGGCGACCAGCTGCACCTGTGCGACGGGAGCGACACGCGCGCAAACGGCGGCACAAACGGCGGCATGCTTTTGGGGCAGGGCGCGGGGGAATTCCTGGCGCAGATGGACATCCTGCGGGATAACAAATTCGACGGATGGATGATCCTTGAGAACATCTACACACGCCCGGCGCTGTACGCAATGGAGGACGATCCGTTCGAGCTCTCGAAAAAGGAGCTTGCGTACGTCAAGGACATCGTATCCAAATGGTGA
- a CDS encoding DeoR/GlpR family DNA-binding transcription regulator, which produces MFKAARLAKIKEVLLDRGQVDVSTLSALLNVSDVTIRSDLEQLEKEKFVYRTYGGAVLNEDHLKQQSMQDAITGASLDYDKNKEMVGQIAADMVRDNEWIFLGPGTTCYYVAKALLNRENVNVVTNNLYVAGALAQNPKSNVMVTGGTMVHSEMSLTGDLFSRFLKNIFIAKAFIGVGGVDFDSGFTVSNTLESNVYQKIKKISKELIIVADQTKFGHTSLTSIGPLTTVDAVITNDDIPEDYKSYFFQQGIRIFTSYRIKPSSIKSVEE; this is translated from the coding sequence ATGTTTAAAGCGGCGCGTCTGGCAAAAATTAAAGAAGTGCTTTTAGACCGGGGACAAGTGGACGTGAGTACACTCAGCGCTTTGCTCAATGTTTCGGACGTGACGATCCGCAGTGACCTAGAGCAGCTGGAGAAGGAAAAATTCGTGTACCGTACATATGGCGGCGCTGTTTTGAATGAGGATCATTTAAAGCAGCAGTCCATGCAGGATGCAATCACGGGGGCTTCGCTCGATTACGATAAGAACAAAGAGATGGTCGGGCAGATTGCAGCGGATATGGTGCGGGACAACGAATGGATATTCTTGGGCCCGGGGACAACCTGTTACTACGTTGCCAAGGCGCTCCTGAACCGTGAGAACGTGAACGTGGTGACCAATAACCTGTATGTGGCGGGGGCGCTCGCGCAAAACCCGAAATCCAATGTGATGGTGACGGGCGGGACGATGGTGCACAGTGAAATGTCGCTGACGGGCGACCTTTTCTCGAGATTCCTCAAAAACATTTTTATTGCGAAGGCTTTTATCGGCGTGGGCGGCGTGGACTTTGACAGCGGGTTCACCGTTTCCAATACGCTGGAGTCCAATGTATACCAGAAGATCAAAAAAATTTCAAAGGAATTGATCATTGTGGCCGACCAGACAAAATTCGGGCATACGTCCCTGACGAGCATCGGCCCGCTGACAACGGTGGACGCAGTGATCACCAATGACGATATACCAGAAGATTACAAATCATATTTTTTCCAACAGGGTATCAGAATCTTTACATCGTATCGGATCAAACCTTCTTCTATCAAAAGCGTGGAAGAATGA